A region from the Brassica napus cultivar Da-Ae chromosome C8, Da-Ae, whole genome shotgun sequence genome encodes:
- the LOC106361529 gene encoding eukaryotic translation initiation factor — translation MATEDVNEALAAAEVTAIESTEKQQPPHKLERKWSFWFDNQLKPKQGAAWGASLRKACTFDTVEDFWGLHETIFVPSRLTPNADIHMFKAGVEPKWEDPECANGGKWTYVVTNNRKQAFDKAWLETLMALVGEQFDEADEICGVVASVRQKQDKLSLWTRTKSNEAVLMGIGKKWKEILDVTDKIAFTNHDDARRSRFSV, via the exons ATGGCGACAGAGGATGTGAACGAAGCCCTTGCGGCGGCGGAGGTAACGGCGATAGAATCGACGGAGAAGCAGCAGCCTCCTCATAAGCTCGAAAGAAAGTGGAGTTTCTGGTTCGATAACCAATTGAAACCCAAGCAAGGCGCCGCCTGGGGAGCTTCCCTCCGTAAAGCATGTACCTTCGATACCGTTGAAGATTTCTGGGG TTTGCACGAGACTATCTTCGTTCCCAGCAGATTGACACCCAACGCTGACATTCACATGTTCAAAGCTGGTGTTGAGCCCAAGTGGGAAGATCCTGAGTGTGCTAACGGCGGAAAGTGGACTTATGTTGTTACCAACAACAGGAAGCAAGCTTTCGACAAGGCTTGGCTTGAAACT TTGATGGCTTTAGTTGGAGAGCAGTTTGATGAGGCAGATGAGATTTGTGGTGTGGTTGCTAGTGTCCGCCAAAAGCAAGACAAGCTCTCCTTGTGGACTAGGACTAAATCTAATGAAGCTGTTCTG ATGGGTATTGGGAAGAAGTGGAAGGAGATACTTGATGTCACCGACAAGATAGCTTTCACTAACCAT GATGATGCAAGAAGAAGTCGATTTAGTGTCTGA